TAGCTTTTCCAGATATTTTTCGAGAAAGATAGCCAGTTCTCCACCTTTTATGCGTAGGGGATGGATGGTGGTTTTGCTGGCTTTTCCAAGACTGTTTTCGAGTCTGGTTGTGATGGCTAAAGCATTGACGGGAAACTCGGCAGAATAGGGGTCTATTAGCTTTTGGGTGGCTTGAGTAAGTTCGGAAAAATGGTCTACAATTACCAAAATTCTGCGCTGTTGGAGCAGTTTTTTCAGCAAGGTTTCATCAATGGGGCGAGGGTGGTGGGTGAGGGCTTTTAGCTGGCCGCGAATTGTATCCAGAAAAGGATGTTTACCTTGGGTGATTTGTCCGTCGAGTTCCTGTTCTATTAATACGGGAATCATTAAATGTTTGCAAAGACGTTTGGTTTCGTCTGGTTCCATTGCTGCTAGGGCTATTTGGCAGGCGATGCTGGTTTTTCCAATTCCACCTTCACCCCAAATTAACAGGCAAATTCGCTTTTTGCTGAAGATTGGTTGCAGGTTTTCGGCGGTGATTTGGGGTTCTTTTTTAGTGTCTATTTCAATGGCGACGGGGACGTAGGTGCTGCGGTTTTTGACGGTTTCGAGTTTGTAGAATTCTTCGCGGGCGGTTTTGATATGTTTGGAAACCCAGGCATCAAGTACGCGGGGACGGTATGTAAAAAATATGAAAAAGGTCAAGTCACGAATTCGCACGGGTGCTCCTCCCCAGGTTTCGGGGAATTTAAATTCGTAGGGTATAAGGGCATCATTAATTGCTAATATCCACAGAGGACGAATTCGTAGCAAAATAAACCACAGGGAGGGGAAGAATATTAGGTAAATGAGGATGCCGCATATCCAAGGATTTTTGAGGATTATGGTGAGAAGACGGCTGTTTTTTTCGTCTTTGAGTTCGCTGAGGGATGTTTCTAATCGGGAGAGGTTTTCTGCTGGGAATGCGTCTTTAGAATTTTTTAGGATTTCGAGGGCGGTTTCTAAGCCTTTTATTGCTTTTTCTAAGTCGGTTGAAGACAGTTTTTTGCGGTTATCTTGAAGATTAAGAGCGATTATTGGCAAAATATTACTTGCTCGGCTACGGACACGGTTATCAGAGTCTTTGAGAGCTTCCACTAACTGAAGGATGACAACCTTGGCTTCTGTACCCATATCTCCCAGAGCAGAAGCCGCATAGCTACGGACATCGGCATCAGAGTCTTTGAGAAGTTCCACCAACTGGGGGATGGCGGCTTTGGCTTCTGTGCCCATATCTCCCAGAACAGCAGCCGCAATGCTACGCACGCCGGCATCAGAGTCTTTGAGAAGTTCCACCAACTGGGGGATGGCGGCTTTGGCTTCTGTACCCATTTTTCCGAGGGCAGAAGCCGCAGAGTTACGCACATCGGCATCAGAGTCTTTGAGAAGTTTCACCAACTGGGGGATGGCGGCTTTGGCTTCTGTGGCGATATTTCCCAGAACAGAAGCCGCAGAGTTACGCACAGCGGCATCAGAGTCTTTGAGAAGTTCCACTAACTGGGGGATGGCAACTTTGGCTTCTGTACCCATATATCGCAGAGCAGAAGCCGCACTGCTACGCACATCGGCATCCGAGTCTTTGAGAGCTTCAACCAACTGGGGGATGGCAACTTTGGCTTCTGTGCCGATATTTCCCAGAACAGCAGCAGCACTGCTACGCACAGCGGCATCAGAGTCTTTGAGAGCTTCCACGAACTGGGGGATGGCGGCCTCAAAGCCGGCTGGCGCTGTATTATTCTTGTAACTCCACAACAGACTATTTGATGACAAAGACTCAGCCGCACGCCGGCGTACTCCAACATCGGAGTCTTTCAATAATTTTGCTAAAGCAGAAATTACTGTCTGATCATGTTCGTTAAAGAAACTCCCCAAAGCATCAGCCGCACTCCATCGCACTCGCACATTTTTTGACTGGAAAGCTTTGATTAAACTTGGGACAGCAGGCTCTCCTATTGTTCGTAACGCCGAAACTGCACCCTGACGAACTGCCACATTATCAGACTCCAAGGCTTTGATGAGTTGGGGAACGGCGGGAGTACCAATTTTTGCTAATTTCTCAATTGTGTCATCGCGGTTAAATTTATCGGCGGTTTTTAATTTCTCAATAAGGGGGGCAACTTCACCGGCACCGGCCTGTTTTTCGGCGCTATTTTGCCCCCACGCAATGCTGTTGAGCAGCAAGGGTGATGTGATAGATAGTAATGAAACAGTCAAAGCAGCCAATAATTGATGCCGGCTATTTTTTCTCATTTCGGTAGAAGCTTGGAAAGCTGAACAAGATAACCTACATTCTAATTTAATTGGATTTCGTAATGGGGGGCTTAACACATCCCGTAGAAGCACCGGGTTTAACCGGCGGCATAGTTGATTCGTGGTAGTTTAGGCACTTAACACCTCAAATGTTGTTAAGAAAGTGCGGGAATTTTTAGGCATTGGGAATTCTTCTAAATAAAGTTCTGTTGCTTCTTTTAAATTTACCAGTGCTTCCTCAATCGTATCGCCTTGGCTGGCAGTTCCTACTTCTGGACATTCTGCCACATACACATCTTCTTCCCAATAAACTATCGCTGTAAAAGTTCGAGACATAGTGCTATAAATAATGGATATTTTTTAAACTAATTTTTCTATTTTAACACATCCCGCAGAAGCACCGGTTAAAACCGGCGGCTTCTACCGGCACTATTAACCCAAACGAAAAAACCGGCTATTTAAAAATCCCACATCACCGGCTGATCATCTAAATGATCGGTAACTGTGCGCCCAATGCTATCAATTTCTGCTAAATATTCCGCAGATAACTTAACATTTCCCGCCTCAGCATTGCCAATGGCTTGCTCGGCATTTCTTGCCCCGACAATGGCATTTGATTGAGGTTGGGCAATTAACCAAGCTAATGCTAATTGTCCTAAACTGCAATTATTTCTCTCAGCAATAGGGCGCAAATTATCTAAGGCTTGTTGTATCCGCTGATAGTTATCTTTGTTGGCAAATAGCTTATTTTTGGCGCGGTGATCGCCTTCTGCAAATTTGTGATCGGGGCCAAATTTGCCCGTGAGTAATCCTTGCGCTAATGACGAATAGGCAATAATTGAAATGTTGTTTTCTACGCAATAAGGAGTCAAGTCTTTTTCTACCCAGCGCCAGAATAAAGAATAGGGCGGTTGTAAGCTATCTATTTGCCCAAATTGTGCGGCTTCTTCTATTTGTTGCCGATTGAAGTTTGAGACACCAATACTGCGAATTTTGCCTTGTTTTTTTAAATCATTTAATGCGCGCATTGTTTCTTCTATTGGCACGATTTCACTATTCCAAGTGCCCGCCGGCCAATGAATTTGATACAAGTCGATATAATCGGTTTTTAAATTGGTGAGAGAACGTTCGCAGGCTTCAATTACTTGGTTATATTTAAGATGATTTGAAAACACTTTTGTTGCATAGACAACTTTATCGCGGATATCTGATAATGCTTGTCCAACAATTTGCTCAGAGTGTCCGTTTCCGTACACTTCGGCGGTGTCAAAGGTTGTGATGCCGGCGTCAAATGCTGCTCGCATGGCTTTGGTGGTTTCGGTGTCTTCTATTCCTATCCACATATTTTTGCCGGCTTGCCATGTTCCCATGATAATAGGGGTGATTTTGATGTCTGATTTGCCGAGGTTTCTTGTTTGCATTTTTTTTTACCCTAGATGTATAACAGGCAAGATGCCTGCTCCACATATTAACGCAGATGGGTGTATTATAGAATAAGATTGGGAGGTAAGGTTATGGATTTAATGTTAAGTTTGGCTTTGAAAGAATGGGCGGTTGCTGTAGAGGCTTTGGAGGCTGGGGAGACGATTTTGCTATTGCGTAAGGGGGGAATTCGTGAGGGTAAGGGAGGTTTTAAGGTTGAGCAGAATCGGGTTTTGCTTTACCCGACTTTTGAGCATCAAAAACCGGATTTGCTGAAGTCGGAATATTGCAAGAAAGTTGTATCAGTTGAGTCTGGGTGGCATCCTGAAACTGTCAGGATCGGCAGTTTTGCAGAAATTACTGATGCTTTTTTGGTGGCGCATGAACCGGCTATTAAAGCGCTTTTACCTTATCATATTTGGAATGAGCAATTTATCACGGAGCGCTTAAAATGGAAACCCAGTGAGCCGGTTTCTGTGTTGTTGTTGCGGGTTTATAAACTTGCTGAAACCCGGATTATTCCCTACCGGCAAGAATACGGCGGCTGTAAGTCTTGGATGGATATTAAGGAGTTGGTTTCTCTTGAAAATTCGGTAGCGATTTTGAGTGATGGCGAGTATAATAAACAAGCAAATGCTATCCGCCAAACCATCGCCAACCCAGTTTAAGTAAGCTTCAAATTACGCCAAAACTCACCCCCATTTCCCGTAACCATTTGCGATAAAAAATCGAAGACTTATCGCAAGGTAAATGAAATTCCGCCTGCAAATCAAGCGGTAAACATTTGGGTTGCTGAGACTCAACAATGGGGATGTCTTGATTGACTACTTTATCTTGAAATGTTTTTAAATCAATTTCTGGAATCTCAAAACCATAATTCATTGCTATCCACATCCACCCTAAACATTCCTCCTCGTTTATAGGCGCAACTGTGAAATATATGGCTAAACAATTGCCGTTTGTTTCTTTTACAAATGAGGTGGTTAAGGGGCGCCAAACTCGGTAATTATAGATAACTTTTCCGCCTTTGCCGGTGCCGTCTGGATCAGGTTGCCACACCGGCACATTACAAAGTGAGAAGCCAGTCTCTTCTTTTCTCACTTCGTAATCCTCAACGGCTGTATAACTGCGACTTCCCAACAAGCCATCATGCACAAAGGGGAAATGAGAAACGTCTAAAAAGTTCTCAATCGCACGAAATCCGCTTGATTGATAATTGTATGGGCCGCATAAAAATTTCCGATAACTGCTATCTTGCCATTCTGCAAAAGGTGCCGGTGTGGGGGTGTCGGGAGTGCCCAAACATACCCAGATTAAACCGTAGCATTCTTGCACTGTATATGTTTTAACTCGAACTCGTTGCGGGGGCTGCCGGTTGGGATAGGCGGGAATGTGTGTGCAAGTGCCGGTGGTGTCATACTCGAATCCGTGATAAGGACAAATGAGTGTATCACCGGATATGCTACCAATTGATAGCCGTGCGCCTCGGTGAGGACATTTGTCTTGCCATGCCATAATTTGATTTTCATAGCGCCACAAAACGATATTTTCCCCTAATAAACGTGCCGGTAAAAGGGATGTTGATTTTAAGTCTTCTACTTTTGCAACAGCGTGCCAATCATTGAGTAAAATTGCATCAGTTGTCATGGTTTTTAGTGCGAAAAAGTTGAGATTTTCGGCTCAATTATTACAGAATTTTAGCATAAATTTATATAAATAACTGGGTTTATTGAAAGAACAAAATGATAGAATAGAATGAGGAGAAGTCAACAAATCTGGGGCCATGTAGGTACTCAAATATGCTAGAAACCGCTGCTTCCGAAATTTCTGTGGAAACTCCTGGGGAAATGCCTGTATTTCCCCCAAGTGACTTATTAAGTGAGGAGCCGCAATTGGAAACTTACCGCCATTTAAAACAACTGATTCTACTGTTAACTTGCTTAGAACGCTTGTGGAGTAATCGCAATGATTTTTTTGCCGGTGGGAATTTAAGCATTTACTACAGCAGCCGGCAACGCAAATCAGAAGACGTAAAAGGGCCCGACTTTTTTGTAGTTCTGGATACGGAACGCAAAGAGCGTAAAAGTTGGGTAGTCTGGGATGAAGATGGAAAATATCCTAACTTCATTTTAGAGGTGCTTTCTGATAGCACGGCTCAAACAGATCGGGGATTAAAGAAACAAATTTATCAGGATGTTTTTCGCACTCCTGAGTATTTTTGGTTTGATCCTTATAAATTTGAGTTTAAAGGGTTTAGACGCAATTACCGGCAATATGAAGAAATCGAACCAAATGAGCGGGGATGGCTTTGGAGTGAAGAATTACAGTTGTATTTAGGGATTTTGAATGAACAATTACGATTTTTTACTCCCGATGAACAATTGGTTTTGACTCCTGAAGAAGGCGAGGCAAAAGAACGTCAACGCGCCGAACGTTTACGACAAATGCTGTTAGATAGGGGGGTGAATCCTGACGAGTTGCTGTAAACCTTAGCCACCGGTTTTAAGCGGTGGCTTTTTTTAGCCTAAATTCCCGCACAACTTCTTCCACCGGCCTAAATTCTGCATCGACTTGGTAGTTCATTTTCTGCATTTCTTTGGCTGTTATTTTCCCAGAAAGTTGCTTAAAAACTTCGCGCAACTTTGGGTATTTTTTCAGCGTTTCCTGACGGACAACCGGCACCGCATCGTATGGCGGAAAATAGCGCTTATCATCTTTCAAAATTGTTAACCCCAGACTAGCAATTTGCCCATCGGTAGAAGAGCCCGCCACAAAATCAACTTTTTTCTCAATTAAGGCGCGATACATTAACCCTAAATCCATGATTTTTGCAGCTTTTGCAAACTTCAAGTTATAGGTTTTCGCTAACCCTGGAAACCCATCTTCTCGTTCCATAAATTCGTAGCCAAAACCAGCTTGCCATTGTGGGGTATATTTGGCTGCTTCTGATAAAGTTTGAATTTTTAATTGTTTTGCATCTTCCCCTCGCACTACCATTGCAAAGGTGTTTTCAAAGCCCAAAGGTTCGGTTAATTCGAGTTTAAATTGTTTGGCATATTCTTGTTTGACTTTGTTATAAACAGCTTTGGGATCACTGATGACTTTTTGTTTTAAAATTGAAGTTAAAGCGGTGCCGGTGTATTCTACATAAGCATCTAATTGGCCGGTTTTTACTCCTTCGTGACAAATGCCGGTGCCACCTAAATTAAGTTTACGAATTACTTTTAAGCCGGTGGTTGCTTCAATTTGCTGCGCCAAAAGTTCGCC
The genomic region above belongs to Ancylothrix sp. D3o and contains:
- a CDS encoding HEAT repeat domain-containing protein, whose protein sequence is MRKNSRHQLLAALTVSLLSITSPLLLNSIAWGQNSAEKQAGAGEVAPLIEKLKTADKFNRDDTIEKLAKIGTPAVPQLIKALESDNVAVRQGAVSALRTIGEPAVPSLIKAFQSKNVRVRWSAADALGSFFNEHDQTVISALAKLLKDSDVGVRRRAAESLSSNSLLWSYKNNTAPAGFEAAIPQFVEALKDSDAAVRSSAAAVLGNIGTEAKVAIPQLVEALKDSDADVRSSAASALRYMGTEAKVAIPQLVELLKDSDAAVRNSAASVLGNIATEAKAAIPQLVKLLKDSDADVRNSAASALGKMGTEAKAAIPQLVELLKDSDAGVRSIAAAVLGDMGTEAKAAIPQLVELLKDSDADVRSYAASALGDMGTEAKVVILQLVEALKDSDNRVRSRASNILPIIALNLQDNRKKLSSTDLEKAIKGLETALEILKNSKDAFPAENLSRLETSLSELKDEKNSRLLTIILKNPWICGILIYLIFFPSLWFILLRIRPLWILAINDALIPYEFKFPETWGGAPVRIRDLTFFIFFTYRPRVLDAWVSKHIKTAREEFYKLETVKNRSTYVPVAIEIDTKKEPQITAENLQPIFSKKRICLLIWGEGGIGKTSIACQIALAAMEPDETKRLCKHLMIPVLIEQELDGQITQGKHPFLDTIRGQLKALTHHPRPIDETLLKKLLQQRRILVIVDHFSELTQATQKLIDPYSAEFPVNALAITTRLENSLGKASKTTIHPLRIKGGELAIFLEKYLEKLGKPHLLTEDKLFHHCRDLAKLLEVIRAQGRSTTVLFAKLYTDLLIAKLEGNKEEKLPENIPDLMLSYIDELNCAIAENPLDITAVQRDAKALAWKCLKSTYKPASIKRQDALAVLSELNSQDAEIRLKYLEEKLHLIETIRPAKENIRFSLDPVAEYLAGLHLVGDNKKNKDKWKVFMSKANRMSSEEIKGFLLAVRDSYLAEEWAKDSDYLPTEIAGRCIPQTTP
- a CDS encoding type II toxin-antitoxin system HicB family antitoxin, yielding MSRTFTAIVYWEEDVYVAECPEVGTASQGDTIEEALVNLKEATELYLEEFPMPKNSRTFLTTFEVLSA
- a CDS encoding aldo/keto reductase, which codes for MQTRNLGKSDIKITPIIMGTWQAGKNMWIGIEDTETTKAMRAAFDAGITTFDTAEVYGNGHSEQIVGQALSDIRDKVVYATKVFSNHLKYNQVIEACERSLTNLKTDYIDLYQIHWPAGTWNSEIVPIEETMRALNDLKKQGKIRSIGVSNFNRQQIEEAAQFGQIDSLQPPYSLFWRWVEKDLTPYCVENNISIIAYSSLAQGLLTGKFGPDHKFAEGDHRAKNKLFANKDNYQRIQQALDNLRPIAERNNCSLGQLALAWLIAQPQSNAIVGARNAEQAIGNAEAGNVKLSAEYLAEIDSIGRTVTDHLDDQPVMWDF
- a CDS encoding DUF1802 family protein, which produces MDLMLSLALKEWAVAVEALEAGETILLLRKGGIREGKGGFKVEQNRVLLYPTFEHQKPDLLKSEYCKKVVSVESGWHPETVRIGSFAEITDAFLVAHEPAIKALLPYHIWNEQFITERLKWKPSEPVSVLLLRVYKLAETRIIPYRQEYGGCKSWMDIKELVSLENSVAILSDGEYNKQANAIRQTIANPV
- a CDS encoding aromatic ring-hydroxylating dioxygenase subunit alpha; translation: MTTDAILLNDWHAVAKVEDLKSTSLLPARLLGENIVLWRYENQIMAWQDKCPHRGARLSIGSISGDTLICPYHGFEYDTTGTCTHIPAYPNRQPPQRVRVKTYTVQECYGLIWVCLGTPDTPTPAPFAEWQDSSYRKFLCGPYNYQSSGFRAIENFLDVSHFPFVHDGLLGSRSYTAVEDYEVRKEETGFSLCNVPVWQPDPDGTGKGGKVIYNYRVWRPLTTSFVKETNGNCLAIYFTVAPINEEECLGWMWIAMNYGFEIPEIDLKTFQDKVVNQDIPIVESQQPKCLPLDLQAEFHLPCDKSSIFYRKWLREMGVSFGVI
- a CDS encoding Uma2 family endonuclease; the encoded protein is MLETAASEISVETPGEMPVFPPSDLLSEEPQLETYRHLKQLILLLTCLERLWSNRNDFFAGGNLSIYYSSRQRKSEDVKGPDFFVVLDTERKERKSWVVWDEDGKYPNFILEVLSDSTAQTDRGLKKQIYQDVFRTPEYFWFDPYKFEFKGFRRNYRQYEEIEPNERGWLWSEELQLYLGILNEQLRFFTPDEQLVLTPEEGEAKERQRAERLRQMLLDRGVNPDELL
- a CDS encoding glycine betaine ABC transporter substrate-binding protein — encoded protein: MKKCLYFLFGIFACVLIVACNASQKSGSGGGDIVIGSKNFTEQVILGELLAQQIEATTGLKVIRKLNLGGTGICHEGVKTGQLDAYVEYTGTALTSILKQKVISDPKAVYNKVKQEYAKQFKLELTEPLGFENTFAMVVRGEDAKQLKIQTLSEAAKYTPQWQAGFGYEFMEREDGFPGLAKTYNLKFAKAAKIMDLGLMYRALIEKKVDFVAGSSTDGQIASLGLTILKDDKRYFPPYDAVPVVRQETLKKYPKLREVFKQLSGKITAKEMQKMNYQVDAEFRPVEEVVREFRLKKATA